From Phycisphaerales bacterium, a single genomic window includes:
- a CDS encoding GreA/GreB family elongation factor, with product MELVTKAEREQIEARLAALVNNRAVLSTRIAEARALGDLKENGDYHAAREQQGIEESEIRRLQERLSNMSVIDEKMAKAVEGVVFIGSTVRLQEMTDESTPKGKKETIKLVGDFSGTENDEYDEVTATSPMGEALLKTRVGDIVRYNAPRGVKMYKVVEIL from the coding sequence ATGGAACTGGTGACCAAGGCCGAACGAGAGCAGATCGAGGCCCGCCTGGCGGCCCTTGTGAACAACCGCGCCGTCCTCTCCACCCGCATCGCCGAGGCCCGCGCCCTGGGCGACCTCAAGGAGAACGGCGACTACCACGCCGCCCGCGAGCAGCAGGGCATCGAAGAGTCGGAAATCCGCCGCCTCCAGGAACGGCTGTCGAACATGAGCGTCATCGACGAGAAGATGGCCAAGGCGGTCGAGGGCGTGGTGTTCATCGGCTCCACCGTGCGTCTCCAGGAAATGACCGACGAGAGCACCCCCAAGGGCAAGAAGGAGACCATCAAGCTGGTGGGCGACTTCTCGGGGACCGAGAACGACGAGTACGACGAGGTCACCGCCACCAGCCCGATGGGCGAGGCCCTGCTCAAGACCCGCGTGGGCGACATCGTCCGCTACAACGCCCCGCGGGGCGTGAAGATGTACAAGGTCGTTGAGATCCTCTGA
- a CDS encoding D-alanine--D-alanine ligase, which translates to MDVLVLGGGPDSERQVSLWSSQGVADALKGLGTYRVRYEVIGRLTQAELSGLPGDVIFPVLHGGWGEGGGLQDLLERDGRAYVGCRPQAARLAMDKLATKAAAWRVDVRTQEAAVFNAADEGCPFEAPVVVKPVHEGSSVGVHFVRSPGEWAGVRERVMSEQREHPGRVHMIERAVLGGRELTVGMLDGKVLAPIEIIPKVAFYDFEAKYTSDDTKYVVEPELPAGVKQAIQGAAKQMWDALGARHLARVDFLLDKQGTPWLLEVNTMPGFTGHSLMPMAAKHAGLSYADLAAKLVELAVRDHQHPAARKAAV; encoded by the coding sequence ATGGATGTTCTTGTTCTAGGCGGCGGCCCCGATTCCGAGCGGCAGGTGAGCTTGTGGAGCTCGCAGGGCGTGGCCGATGCGCTCAAGGGTCTGGGCACGTACCGCGTGCGCTACGAGGTCATCGGCCGCCTCACCCAGGCCGAGCTGAGTGGTCTGCCTGGCGACGTGATCTTCCCCGTCCTCCACGGCGGCTGGGGCGAGGGCGGCGGTCTCCAGGACCTGCTGGAGCGCGACGGGCGGGCATACGTGGGCTGCCGCCCGCAGGCGGCACGCCTCGCGATGGACAAGCTGGCGACCAAGGCCGCGGCGTGGCGCGTGGACGTCCGCACGCAGGAGGCCGCGGTATTTAACGCGGCGGACGAGGGCTGCCCGTTCGAGGCGCCCGTGGTCGTCAAGCCCGTGCACGAGGGCTCGAGCGTGGGGGTGCACTTTGTCCGCTCCCCGGGGGAGTGGGCGGGCGTGCGCGAGCGGGTCATGAGCGAGCAGCGGGAGCACCCCGGGCGGGTGCACATGATCGAGCGGGCCGTGCTCGGCGGGCGCGAGCTCACCGTCGGCATGCTTGATGGCAAGGTGCTCGCTCCCATCGAGATCATCCCCAAGGTCGCGTTCTACGACTTCGAGGCCAAGTACACCAGCGACGACACGAAGTACGTGGTTGAGCCTGAGCTGCCCGCAGGGGTGAAGCAGGCGATCCAGGGCGCGGCCAAGCAGATGTGGGACGCCCTGGGCGCCCGCCACCTCGCCCGCGTCGACTTCCTGCTCGACAAACAGGGCACGCCGTGGCTGCTGGAGGTCAATACCATGCCGGGTTTCACCGGCCACTCGCTGATGCCGATGGCGGCCAAGCACGCGGGCCTGTCCTACGCGGACCTCGCGGCGAAACTGGTGGAGCTGGCGGTCAGGGATCATCAGCATCCCGCGGCACGGAAGGCCGCGGTTTAG
- the murB gene encoding UDP-N-acetylmuramate dehydrogenase, with the protein MTAVATEPVIQANAPIPTWFGIGGGAERFCVPRSVEELRRCVEIDPRLRVLGDGANLLVDDDGVSELVVELAATGFTKIEMDVKTGRVYAGAGADLAKLVTESVRQGLSGLEGLGGIPATVGGAVMMNAGGAFGEIGPSIVRVFAVDRVGRERVLENGRDVRFTYRHSGLQGLIITGAELMLPPGDAAALRTKLKDVMAYKKTSQPMAENSAGCCFKNPTLGEDVKELGEVGAKGRRVSAGLLIDRAGCKGMRVGGASVSMRHGNFVVTDAGAKARDVIELMGQMVARVRDAFGVTIEPEVVVWSRHQ; encoded by the coding sequence ATGACCGCAGTCGCGACTGAACCGGTGATCCAGGCGAACGCCCCCATTCCGACGTGGTTTGGGATCGGCGGTGGCGCGGAGCGGTTCTGTGTGCCGCGTTCGGTGGAGGAACTGCGGCGGTGCGTGGAGATTGATCCGCGTCTGCGGGTGCTCGGCGATGGGGCCAACCTGCTGGTTGATGACGATGGCGTGTCGGAACTGGTGGTTGAGCTCGCTGCGACCGGGTTCACGAAGATCGAGATGGATGTGAAGACCGGGCGCGTGTACGCGGGGGCGGGCGCGGATCTGGCCAAGCTGGTGACCGAGTCGGTGCGGCAGGGTTTGTCGGGGCTCGAGGGCCTTGGCGGGATCCCGGCGACCGTGGGCGGGGCCGTGATGATGAATGCGGGCGGGGCGTTCGGGGAGATCGGGCCATCGATCGTGCGGGTGTTCGCCGTGGACCGCGTCGGGCGCGAGCGGGTGCTGGAGAACGGGCGCGACGTCCGCTTCACGTATCGCCACTCGGGGTTGCAGGGGCTGATCATTACCGGGGCCGAGCTCATGCTGCCGCCCGGCGACGCCGCGGCCCTGCGGACGAAGCTCAAGGATGTCATGGCGTACAAGAAGACCAGCCAGCCGATGGCGGAGAACTCCGCGGGCTGCTGCTTCAAGAACCCGACGCTGGGCGAGGATGTGAAGGAGCTCGGCGAGGTGGGGGCGAAAGGCCGGCGTGTGTCCGCCGGGCTGCTCATCGACCGCGCCGGGTGCAAAGGCATGCGCGTGGGCGGGGCAAGTGTCTCGATGCGGCACGGCAACTTCGTCGTGACCGACGCGGGGGCGAAGGCCCGTGACGTGATCGAGCTGATGGGGCAGATGGTCGCTCGGGTGCGCGACGCGTTCGGCGTCACGATCGAGCCTGAGGTGGTGGTGTGGTCCAGACATCAATAG
- the murC gene encoding UDP-N-acetylmuramate--L-alanine ligase, translating to MSPTPNSPVHSGVQASESEVFSALEGRSVYLVGIGGCGMSGLARMMRSRGAAVSGSDKEQSETTDALVAEGVAVGFDQSRAWIPEQCDVLVATAAVRPDHPQLLEAQRRGVPVYLYAEALGRSMVGRTGVAIAGTHGKSTTTAMLGCAATDAGLDPTVIVGATSAQLSTGALADIGQPTGFRLGANAIPRGGMAGKPGILVAEACEFNRSFHNFRPTIASISSVEADHLDIYGSLDAVVEAFRDFAKLVPAKSAGGRLLIAHDGAHRREVTAGLDCEVETIGFSPEANWVVSYDPGTRKVTVSHEREVVATWTNLLPGAHNAVNAATAFVLGSWLGGDAATLAKSLGAFRGIDRRMQFLGERPMPSGGVVRVYDDYGHHPTEIDCTLRALRESERPQDRGGRLVCVFQPHQHSRTRHLMEEFASSFSQADVVIVPQIYFVRDSQEEKQKVTAGDLVDRLRSKGVRAMHLYPFEAIVEQLENVCRGGDLLVVMGAGPVWQVARGFLKA from the coding sequence CCCCACTCCCAACTCCCCCGTCCATTCCGGCGTGCAAGCGAGCGAGTCCGAGGTGTTTTCCGCCCTTGAGGGGCGGTCGGTGTACCTCGTGGGCATCGGCGGGTGCGGGATGTCCGGGCTGGCCCGGATGATGCGTAGCCGCGGCGCGGCGGTGAGCGGGAGCGACAAGGAACAGAGCGAGACGACCGACGCGCTGGTGGCCGAGGGTGTGGCGGTCGGGTTTGACCAGAGCCGGGCGTGGATCCCCGAGCAGTGCGACGTGCTGGTGGCGACCGCGGCCGTGCGGCCCGACCACCCGCAGCTGCTGGAGGCGCAGCGGCGCGGCGTGCCGGTGTACCTGTACGCGGAGGCGTTGGGCCGCTCGATGGTGGGGCGGACGGGGGTGGCCATTGCCGGGACGCACGGCAAGAGCACGACCACTGCCATGCTGGGCTGTGCCGCGACGGACGCGGGGCTGGACCCGACGGTGATCGTGGGGGCGACGAGTGCGCAGCTCTCGACGGGGGCGCTGGCGGACATCGGGCAGCCCACCGGGTTCCGGCTGGGCGCGAACGCGATCCCGCGTGGGGGCATGGCGGGGAAGCCGGGCATCCTGGTGGCTGAGGCGTGCGAGTTCAACCGTTCGTTCCACAACTTCCGCCCGACGATCGCGAGCATCTCGTCGGTGGAGGCTGATCACCTGGACATCTACGGCTCGCTCGACGCGGTGGTGGAGGCCTTCCGCGACTTCGCGAAGCTGGTGCCGGCGAAGAGCGCGGGCGGCAGGCTGCTGATCGCTCATGACGGCGCCCACCGGCGCGAGGTGACCGCCGGCTTGGACTGCGAGGTCGAGACCATCGGCTTCTCGCCCGAGGCGAACTGGGTCGTGAGCTACGACCCCGGGACGCGGAAGGTGACGGTGTCGCACGAGCGCGAGGTCGTGGCTACGTGGACGAACCTGCTTCCCGGGGCGCACAACGCCGTGAACGCGGCCACCGCCTTCGTGCTCGGATCGTGGCTGGGCGGTGACGCCGCGACGCTCGCGAAGAGCCTGGGCGCGTTCCGCGGGATCGATCGGCGGATGCAGTTCCTGGGCGAGCGGCCCATGCCCAGCGGCGGCGTCGTCCGCGTGTACGACGACTACGGCCACCACCCCACCGAGATCGACTGCACGCTGCGGGCTCTGCGCGAGAGCGAGCGCCCGCAGGACCGCGGCGGGCGACTCGTGTGCGTCTTCCAGCCACACCAGCACAGCCGCACGCGACACCTGATGGAGGAGTTCGCCAGCAGCTTCTCGCAGGCGGATGTGGTCATCGTGCCGCAGATCTACTTCGTGCGCGACAGCCAGGAGGAGAAGCAGAAGGTCACGGCCGGCGACCTCGTTGACCGCCTTCGCAGCAAGGGCGTGCGGGCGATGCACCTGTACCCCTTCGAGGCGATCGTCGAGCAGCTCGAGAATGTCTGCCGCGGCGGCGACCTGCTGGTGGTGATGGGGGCGGGGCCGGTGTGGCAGGTGGCGCGGGGGTTCCTGAAGGCGTGA